The following are encoded together in the Thermoanaerobaculia bacterium genome:
- a CDS encoding efflux RND transporter periplasmic adaptor subunit — translation MKWKPALAGSVLCAAALAISGCARKAAPPPPEAVPVTSAKVERRNVPVEVTAIGHVEAFSTVAVKSQVGGTLLSVGFREGQNVRKGDVLFRIDPRPFEAALAQAQANLARDRAQAKNAAADADRYAGLVQKDYVTREQYDQVKANAEALASTVKADEAAIENARLQLSWCTIAAPIAGRTGSLLVHPGNVVKANDDNPLVVINQIEPVYVTFAPPETALEALRRPPGGRPLAVSAASPADPAHPRQGELTFVDNAVNSSTGTITAKATFPNTDESLWPGQFVNVTVVLRTETDAVVVPSPAVQTGQNGSYVYVIKPDSTVESRPVSVERTQGTITVVARGLAPGEQVVTDGQLRLTPGARVEVKKSAEAVS, via the coding sequence ATGAAATGGAAGCCCGCCCTCGCCGGTTCTGTCCTCTGTGCCGCCGCTCTCGCGATTTCCGGCTGCGCCCGCAAGGCCGCTCCCCCTCCGCCGGAGGCGGTCCCCGTGACTTCCGCGAAGGTCGAGCGCCGGAACGTCCCGGTCGAGGTGACGGCGATCGGCCACGTCGAGGCGTTCTCGACCGTCGCCGTCAAGTCGCAGGTCGGCGGCACGCTGCTCTCCGTCGGATTCCGCGAAGGGCAAAACGTCCGCAAGGGGGACGTCCTCTTCCGCATCGACCCCCGGCCGTTCGAAGCCGCGCTCGCGCAGGCGCAGGCGAACCTCGCCCGGGACCGCGCGCAGGCGAAGAACGCCGCCGCCGACGCCGACCGCTATGCGGGACTCGTGCAGAAGGACTACGTCACCCGGGAGCAGTACGACCAGGTGAAGGCCAACGCCGAGGCGCTCGCGAGCACCGTCAAGGCGGACGAAGCCGCCATCGAGAACGCGCGTCTCCAGCTCTCCTGGTGCACGATCGCGGCGCCCATCGCGGGACGCACCGGGAGTCTCCTCGTCCATCCCGGCAACGTCGTGAAGGCCAACGACGACAACCCGCTCGTCGTGATCAACCAGATCGAGCCCGTGTACGTCACGTTCGCCCCGCCCGAGACCGCCCTCGAGGCCCTGAGGCGCCCGCCCGGCGGGCGGCCGCTCGCCGTCTCCGCCGCGTCCCCGGCCGACCCCGCGCATCCCCGCCAGGGCGAGCTGACGTTCGTCGACAACGCGGTCAATTCGTCGACCGGCACCATCACGGCCAAGGCGACCTTCCCCAACACCGACGAGTCGCTCTGGCCCGGACAGTTCGTCAACGTCACCGTCGTCCTCCGCACGGAGACCGACGCCGTCGTCGTCCCCTCCCCGGCGGTTCAGACCGGGCAAAACGGGTCGTACGTCTACGTGATCAAGCCGGACTCGACCGTCGAGTCGCGTCCCGTGTCGGTCGAGCGCACGCAGGGGACGATCACGGTCGTCGCCCGGGGCCTCGCTCCGGGAGAGCAGGTCGTCACCGACGGACAGCTCCGCCTGACGCCGGGCGCCCGCGTCGAAGTCAAGAAATCGGCGGAGGCCGTCTCATGA
- a CDS encoding efflux RND transporter permease subunit encodes MNIAEIFIKRPVMTTLVMVGILLFGVMGYRLLPVSDLPNVDFPTIQVSASLPGASPETMASAVATPLEKQFTTIAGLDNMSSSSSQGTTQITLQFNLSRNLDAAAQDVQSMIAAASGHLPPEMPSPPSYQKVNPADSPIVYLTLTSSTLPLSQLDEYGETFIAQRISTIPGVAQVQVYGPQKYAVRVQLDPNALATRGIGIDEVATAVQNANVNLPTGILYGPSKAFTVQATGQLNEAAAYRPIVVTYKNGSPVRLDQIGRVVDSVEADKSAAWYNTDRSISLAIQRQPGTNTVEVAGAIMRLLPILEKEIPPAAKLHVLFDRSQSIKASVHDVKFTLFLTLCLVVMVIFLFLRNVSATVIPSLALPLSIAGTFAVMYLLGYSMDNLSLMALTLSVGFVVDDAIVMLENIVRHMEMGEPVMQAALSGSKEIGFTILSMTISLAAVFIPVLFMGGIVGRLFHEFAVTIGVAILLSGFISLSLTPMLCSRFLRPHEKNERHGRVYQVSERVFDKMLALYQRTLTFVLRHGRATLAFSLAILVATVFLFAKIPKGFLPSEDIGQIFGFTEGAQGIAFPEMKRHQQAVASVLLHDPNVENLLSSCGPRGHISNGNQGIVFAKLKDRSKRKLSADQVIQELRPKLDRIPGIRVYLQNPPPIRIGGTLSKSQYQYTLQDPDTSELYRYAPVLEAKMRTVPGLQDVTSDMQLTNPQVNVEIDRDKASALGITPQKIEDALYTAYGTRQISTIYAPNNEYQVIMELEPEFQSNPDDMSKLYIHSASGALVPLSTLVRFSQGVGPLQVTHTGQLPSVTISFNLKPGVAIGDAVKAVNAVARGVLPATVTTSFQGTAQAFQSSFQGLGMLLLMAILVIYMVLGILYESFIHPLTILSALPFAGFGALVTLLIFHTELSIYAFVGIIMLVGIVKKNGIMMIDFAIEAQRNEGKAPADAIYEACVVRFRPIMMTTMAALMGTLPIAMGFGAGAESRRPLGLAVVGGLIFSQLLTLYVTPVFYVSMEGLRERLQRPRATRGRREPPRPGEPPAPPAREAAAGMLRLRD; translated from the coding sequence ATGAACATCGCCGAGATCTTCATCAAACGCCCCGTCATGACGACCCTCGTCATGGTGGGCATCCTGCTTTTCGGCGTCATGGGCTACCGGCTCCTGCCGGTCTCGGACCTTCCGAACGTCGACTTCCCGACGATCCAGGTCTCCGCGAGCCTGCCGGGAGCGTCTCCCGAGACGATGGCGTCGGCCGTCGCGACGCCGCTCGAGAAGCAGTTCACGACCATCGCCGGGCTCGACAACATGAGCTCCTCGAGCTCGCAGGGGACGACCCAGATCACCCTCCAGTTCAACCTGAGCCGGAACCTCGACGCGGCGGCCCAGGACGTGCAGTCGATGATCGCCGCCGCCTCCGGACACCTTCCGCCGGAGATGCCGTCGCCCCCTTCGTACCAGAAGGTGAACCCGGCGGACTCGCCGATCGTCTACCTGACGCTGACGTCGTCGACGCTCCCCCTGTCGCAGCTCGACGAATACGGCGAGACGTTCATCGCGCAGCGCATCTCGACGATCCCCGGCGTGGCGCAGGTGCAGGTGTACGGCCCGCAGAAGTACGCGGTGCGGGTCCAGCTCGACCCGAACGCCCTCGCGACGCGCGGCATCGGGATCGACGAGGTCGCGACCGCCGTCCAGAACGCGAACGTCAACCTCCCGACCGGCATCCTGTACGGCCCGTCGAAGGCGTTCACGGTCCAGGCGACGGGTCAGTTGAACGAGGCGGCGGCCTACCGCCCGATCGTCGTCACCTACAAGAACGGCTCTCCCGTGCGCCTCGACCAGATCGGCCGCGTCGTCGACAGCGTCGAGGCCGACAAGTCGGCGGCCTGGTACAACACCGACCGATCGATCTCGCTCGCGATCCAGCGCCAGCCGGGGACGAACACCGTCGAGGTCGCGGGCGCGATCATGCGGCTCCTGCCGATCCTCGAGAAGGAGATCCCGCCGGCCGCGAAGCTCCACGTCCTCTTCGACCGGTCGCAGTCGATCAAGGCGTCCGTCCACGACGTGAAGTTCACCCTCTTCCTCACGCTCTGCCTCGTCGTGATGGTGATCTTCCTCTTCCTGCGGAACGTCTCCGCGACCGTGATCCCGAGCCTCGCGCTCCCGCTGTCGATCGCCGGCACGTTCGCGGTGATGTACCTCCTCGGCTACAGCATGGACAACCTCTCGCTGATGGCGCTCACACTCTCGGTCGGCTTCGTCGTCGACGACGCGATCGTGATGCTCGAGAACATCGTGCGCCACATGGAGATGGGCGAACCCGTCATGCAGGCGGCGCTCTCCGGCTCGAAGGAGATCGGCTTCACGATCCTCTCGATGACGATCTCGCTCGCCGCGGTGTTCATCCCCGTGCTCTTCATGGGAGGGATCGTCGGCCGCCTCTTCCACGAGTTCGCGGTGACGATCGGCGTCGCGATCCTCCTCTCCGGATTCATCTCGCTGTCGCTGACGCCGATGCTCTGCAGCCGGTTCCTCCGCCCCCACGAGAAGAACGAGCGCCACGGGCGCGTCTACCAGGTTTCCGAGCGCGTCTTCGACAAGATGCTGGCGCTCTACCAGCGGACGCTGACGTTCGTCCTCCGCCACGGCCGCGCGACGCTCGCGTTCTCGCTCGCGATCCTCGTCGCGACCGTCTTCCTCTTCGCGAAGATCCCGAAGGGGTTCCTGCCGAGCGAGGACATCGGGCAGATCTTCGGCTTCACGGAAGGGGCCCAGGGGATCGCCTTCCCGGAGATGAAGCGGCACCAGCAGGCGGTGGCGTCGGTTTTGCTGCACGACCCGAACGTCGAAAACCTGCTTTCTTCCTGCGGGCCGCGCGGGCACATCAGCAACGGGAACCAGGGAATCGTGTTCGCCAAGCTCAAGGACCGCTCGAAGAGGAAGCTCTCGGCCGACCAGGTCATCCAGGAGCTGCGGCCGAAGCTCGACCGGATTCCCGGCATCCGCGTGTATCTCCAGAACCCGCCGCCGATCCGGATCGGCGGCACGCTCTCGAAGAGCCAGTACCAGTACACGCTCCAGGACCCCGACACGAGCGAGCTCTACCGCTACGCCCCCGTCCTCGAGGCGAAGATGCGGACCGTGCCGGGGCTGCAGGACGTCACGAGCGACATGCAGCTGACGAACCCGCAGGTCAACGTCGAGATCGACCGCGACAAGGCGAGCGCGCTCGGGATCACGCCGCAGAAGATCGAGGACGCGCTCTATACCGCCTACGGCACGCGCCAGATCTCGACGATCTACGCGCCGAACAACGAATACCAGGTCATCATGGAGCTCGAGCCCGAGTTCCAGAGCAATCCCGACGACATGTCGAAGCTCTACATCCACTCGGCTTCGGGCGCCCTCGTCCCGCTCTCGACCCTCGTTCGCTTCAGCCAGGGCGTGGGGCCGCTGCAGGTCACGCACACGGGGCAGCTCCCCTCCGTCACGATCTCGTTCAACCTGAAGCCGGGAGTGGCGATCGGCGACGCCGTCAAGGCGGTCAACGCGGTCGCGCGCGGCGTGCTTCCCGCGACCGTCACGACGAGCTTCCAGGGAACCGCGCAGGCGTTCCAGTCCTCGTTTCAGGGGCTCGGGATGCTCCTGCTGATGGCGATCCTCGTGATCTACATGGTCCTCGGGATCCTGTACGAGAGCTTCATCCACCCGCTGACGATTCTCTCGGCGCTGCCGTTCGCCGGCTTCGGCGCGCTCGTCACCCTGCTGATCTTCCACACGGAGCTCTCGATCTACGCGTTCGTCGGCATCATCATGCTCGTCGGGATCGTGAAGAAGAACGGGATCATGATGATCGACTTCGCGATCGAGGCGCAGCGCAACGAAGGAAAGGCGCCCGCCGACGCGATCTACGAGGCGTGCGTCGTGCGCTTCCGGCCGATCATGATGACCACGATGGCGGCCCTGATGGGGACGCTGCCGATCGCGATGGGGTTCGGCGCGGGCGCCGAGTCCCGGCGGCCGCTCGGCCTCGCGGTCGTCGGCGGCCTGATCTTCTCCCAGCTGCTGACGCTCTACGTCACGCCGGTCTTCTACGTCTCGATGGAGGGGCTGCGCGAGCGGCTGCAACGGCCGCGCGCGACGCGCGGGAGGCGCGAGCCGCCCCGGCCCGGAGAGCCCCCGGCTCCCCCGGCGCGGGAGGCCGCGGCGGGAATGCTGAGGCTGAGGGACTGA
- a CDS encoding TolC family protein: RGQIQTIRGELATALGVPANIPVDIADLPQDVDVETFGDSIDRLIDQAQKDRPDLGAARAEAERARAHIGTVRAERLPVVSAFGNASRLSYASPSGIPYRTTYSGGLQLSLPLFDGGRRAFEVRQAREDALAASGQAQTLEQQVVLQVWTSYFAVNTAAQRVRTARDLLDSARQAAEVTAGRYRAGVGSILDLLTSQRNLADARAQDVQARSDWFQSLAQLAHDTGALGPLPKGSAGPAFEMKETP; encoded by the coding sequence CGGGGCCAGATCCAGACGATCCGGGGCGAGCTCGCGACCGCGCTCGGGGTCCCGGCGAACATCCCGGTCGACATCGCCGACCTCCCGCAGGACGTCGACGTCGAGACGTTCGGGGACTCGATCGACCGCCTGATCGACCAGGCGCAGAAGGACCGGCCGGACCTGGGCGCCGCGCGGGCCGAGGCGGAACGGGCGCGCGCCCACATCGGGACGGTTCGCGCGGAGCGGCTTCCCGTCGTCTCGGCGTTCGGGAACGCGAGCCGCCTCTCGTACGCGAGCCCGTCCGGCATCCCGTATCGCACGACGTACTCCGGCGGTCTGCAGCTCTCGCTCCCGCTCTTCGACGGGGGCCGCCGGGCTTTCGAGGTCCGCCAGGCACGCGAGGACGCCCTCGCCGCGTCCGGGCAGGCGCAGACGCTCGAGCAGCAGGTAGTCCTCCAGGTCTGGACGAGCTATTTCGCCGTCAACACCGCCGCGCAGCGGGTGCGGACCGCGCGCGACCTCCTCGACAGCGCCCGGCAGGCCGCCGAAGTGACGGCCGGCCGCTACCGTGCCGGCGTCGGGAGCATCCTCGACCTGCTCACGTCGCAGCGCAACCTCGCCGATGCCCGGGCCCAGGACGTGCAGGCGCGGTCCGACTGGTTCCAGAGCCTCGCGCAGCTCGCCCACGACACCGGAGCCCTCGGCCCGCTTCCGAAAGGATCGGCGGGGCCCGCTTTCGAGATGAAGGAAACGCCATGA